In the genome of Pelagibacterium nitratireducens, one region contains:
- the pncB gene encoding nicotinate phosphoribosyltransferase, producing MSSSSKTDIARRVFNHTFKLDPIIRSLLDTDFYKLLMLQMIWGLYRDVEATFSLTNRTTSVRLADEVDIDELREQLDHARSLRFTKKEMIWLAGNSFYGTKQIFSPQFLAWLENFQLPDYELSERDGQFELHFPGKWVETAMWEIPALAIINELRSRRAMRGMGRFALDVLYARAKAKTWEKVERLKKLPDLKISDFGTRRRHSFLWQRWCVEALKEGLGDALTGTSNVLLAMDTDLEALGTNAHELPMVAAALAEGDEALKQAPYKVLKDWQSYYGGNLLIVLPDAFGTASFLENAPDWVADWTGFRPDSAPAIEGGEKIIAWWKAHGRDPKEKLLIFSDGLDIETIDAAYRHFDGKVRMSFGWGTNLTNDFAGTAPMHTPQLKPISLVIKVSSANGRPAVKLSDNPAKAVGDPKEIERYLRVFGDAEMAEQAVVV from the coding sequence TTGAGCTCGTCGTCCAAGACCGACATTGCGCGGCGCGTTTTCAACCATACGTTCAAGCTCGACCCGATCATCCGTTCGCTGCTCGATACCGATTTCTACAAGCTCTTGATGCTGCAGATGATCTGGGGGCTGTATCGGGACGTTGAGGCGACGTTCTCGCTGACCAACCGTACGACGAGTGTGCGGCTGGCCGATGAGGTCGATATCGACGAGCTGCGCGAACAGCTCGACCATGCGCGCAGCCTGCGGTTTACCAAAAAGGAAATGATCTGGCTGGCGGGCAACAGCTTTTACGGAACCAAGCAGATATTTTCGCCGCAGTTTCTGGCCTGGCTGGAGAATTTCCAGTTGCCCGATTACGAGCTCAGCGAGCGCGACGGGCAGTTCGAATTGCATTTTCCCGGCAAATGGGTCGAAACGGCCATGTGGGAAATTCCGGCGCTGGCCATCATCAATGAATTGCGCTCGCGGCGCGCCATGCGGGGCATGGGGCGGTTCGCGCTCGACGTGCTTTACGCACGCGCCAAGGCCAAGACCTGGGAGAAGGTCGAGCGGCTGAAAAAGCTGCCCGATCTGAAAATTTCCGATTTCGGGACACGGCGGCGGCATTCGTTTCTGTGGCAGCGCTGGTGCGTGGAGGCGCTCAAGGAAGGGCTCGGGGATGCGCTGACGGGCACGTCGAACGTGCTTTTGGCCATGGACACCGATCTCGAAGCGCTGGGCACGAATGCCCATGAACTGCCGATGGTGGCCGCCGCATTGGCCGAGGGAGACGAGGCGCTCAAGCAGGCGCCCTACAAAGTGCTCAAGGACTGGCAGAGCTATTATGGCGGCAATCTGCTGATCGTTCTGCCCGATGCGTTCGGGACGGCATCGTTCCTTGAAAACGCACCGGACTGGGTGGCCGACTGGACGGGGTTCCGGCCCGACAGCGCGCCGGCCATCGAGGGCGGCGAAAAGATCATCGCATGGTGGAAGGCGCATGGGCGCGATCCGAAAGAGAAACTGCTGATTTTTTCCGATGGGCTGGATATTGAAACCATCGATGCGGCCTACAGGCATTTCGACGGCAAGGTGCGGATGAGTTTCGGCTGGGGGACGAACCTCACCAATGATTTTGCCGGGACGGCGCCCATGCACACCCCGCAACTCAAGCCGATCTCGCTGGTCATCAAGGTATCGAGCGCCAATGGGCGGCCGGCGGTCAAACTCTCGGACAATCCGGCCAAGGCGGTGGGCGACCCCAAAGAGATTGAGCGGTATCTGCGGGTGTTCGGCGATGCGGAGATGGCGGAGCAGGCGGTGGTTGTCTGA
- a CDS encoding MATE family efflux transporter — protein MNTTDTTPTAPGWAAELRATFVLAWPLVVAQVAQNALFTTDVIMMGWLGPQYLAAGTLATSFFTPFLLLGGGIVSAVAPLAAQALGARQIKNVRRTARQGFWAGILVAALLFPLIWQIEHILLATGQEPELAGMAAQYMHIAVLVLFPGLGLFAIRSFLSALGSTQIILYVTIAGVVVNAAINYALIFGNFGFPRLELQGAAVATVLTNLLMFGLLLAYTLTHRKYRRFHILVRFWKPDWLRFREIFRIGTPIGLTLMAEVGMFAVAAIFMGWHGTDALAAHAVALQCASFAFMVPLGLSMAATVRVGRAFGAGSDRGIAQAGWVAMIIGTGFMVITCVLFLTMPQIFTRLFLDPTDPGNLAALAMATTFLAVAGLFQIVDGAQVVAVHVLRGLNDTKIPMFIALFGYWCVGMPVAWFLGSPDRLAGIGIWLGLAAGLAFCAVVLTARFAMRDRLGLIDRRRMVAAA, from the coding sequence ATGAATACGACCGACACGACGCCGACCGCGCCCGGCTGGGCCGCGGAGCTGCGCGCCACATTTGTGCTCGCCTGGCCGCTTGTCGTTGCCCAGGTGGCCCAGAACGCGCTGTTTACCACCGACGTCATCATGATGGGCTGGCTCGGCCCCCAATATCTGGCCGCCGGCACCCTGGCCACATCCTTTTTCACGCCGTTCCTTTTGCTTGGCGGCGGCATCGTTTCCGCCGTCGCCCCGCTTGCCGCTCAGGCATTGGGTGCGCGCCAGATCAAGAATGTCCGCCGCACCGCACGCCAGGGATTCTGGGCCGGCATCCTTGTCGCGGCGCTTTTGTTCCCGCTCATCTGGCAGATCGAGCATATCCTGCTCGCCACCGGTCAGGAGCCCGAACTGGCCGGCATGGCAGCCCAATACATGCACATTGCTGTTCTGGTCCTGTTTCCCGGGCTCGGGCTTTTCGCCATTCGCTCATTTCTCTCGGCGCTCGGCTCGACCCAGATCATCCTTTACGTGACAATCGCCGGGGTCGTGGTGAACGCGGCCATCAACTACGCCCTGATTTTCGGCAATTTCGGCTTCCCCCGGCTCGAACTGCAGGGCGCGGCGGTCGCGACCGTTCTGACCAACTTGCTCATGTTCGGCCTGTTGCTCGCCTATACGCTCACCCACCGCAAATACCGCCGCTTCCACATCCTCGTGCGGTTCTGGAAGCCCGATTGGCTGCGGTTCAGGGAAATCTTCAGGATCGGCACCCCGATCGGACTGACCCTGATGGCCGAAGTGGGCATGTTCGCGGTCGCCGCCATTTTCATGGGCTGGCACGGCACCGACGCGCTGGCCGCCCACGCCGTGGCCCTTCAATGCGCCTCGTTCGCCTTCATGGTGCCGCTGGGGCTCTCCATGGCCGCCACGGTCCGCGTCGGTCGCGCCTTTGGGGCCGGCAGCGACCGGGGCATTGCCCAGGCCGGCTGGGTCGCAATGATCATCGGTACGGGTTTCATGGTCATCACCTGCGTGCTGTTTCTCACAATGCCGCAGATCTTCACCCGTCTGTTCCTCGACCCCACCGACCCCGGCAACCTCGCTGCGCTCGCCATGGCCACGACCTTCCTTGCCGTTGCGGGCCTGTTTCAGATCGTCGACGGCGCGCAGGTCGTGGCGGTCCATGTCCTGCGCGGCCTCAACGACACCAAAATTCCCATGTTCATCGCCCTGTTCGGTTATTGGTGCGTAGGCATGCCCGTCGCATGGTTTCTGGGATCGCCCGACCGCCTCGCCGGTATCGGCATCTGGCTCGGCCTCGCCGCCGGCCTGGCCTTCTGCGCCGTCGTCCTCACCGCCCGCTTCGCCATGCGCGACAGGCTGGGCCTCATCGACCGGCGCCGGATGGTGGCAGCGGCTTAG
- a CDS encoding YMGG-like glycine zipper-containing protein yields MKKAFIIGVALTSLMAVSACTRTQETAAIGAGAGAVIGGVTTGSVQGAVVGGVVGGVAGALVGQVAGEPNQCYYRASDGTLYKDACPAS; encoded by the coding sequence ATGAAAAAAGCATTTATTATCGGCGTTGCCCTTACTTCTCTTATGGCCGTTTCGGCCTGTACCCGCACCCAGGAAACAGCTGCCATCGGCGCTGGTGCCGGTGCTGTCATTGGTGGCGTGACCACCGGTAGCGTGCAGGGTGCCGTTGTCGGCGGCGTGGTCGGCGGTGTCGCCGGTGCGCTGGTTGGCCAGGTCGCTGGCGAACCGAACCAGTGCTACTATCGCGCTTCGGACGGAACGCTCTACAAGGACGCTTGCCCGGCCAGCTGA
- a CDS encoding acetolactate synthase 3 large subunit, translating into MAEQMTGAEMVIRALTDNGVEHVFGYPGGAALPIYDAMFQQDKIEHILVRHEQGATHMAEGYARSTGKCGVVLVTSGPGATNAVTGLTDALMDSIPLVCITAQVPTNLIGTDGFQECDTVGITRSCTKHNYLVKRVEDLPRILHEAFLIATTGRPGPVVIDIPKDIQFALGDYYTPDVEKLRHQSYRPQMDGDLDAIEAAVDLMLRAERPVFYTGGGVINAGPEASELLRELAELTGFPVTSTLMGLGAFPASNAQWLGMLGMHGTYEANLAMHECDVMINIGARFDDRITGRIDAFSPGSRKIHVDIDPSSINKVINVDVPIIGDCARVLAEMIRIYRSRTNQPRSEAIAPWWAQIEKWRAVNSLGYENSQTTIKPQYAIERLYAATRAQDKDVFITTEVGQHQMWAAQHFHFDKPNRWMTSGGLGTMGYGLPAAVGVQVAHPDALVIDIAGEASVQMTMQEISTAVQYRLPVKIFILNNERMGMVRQWQDLLHGSRYAHSYSESLPDFVKLAEAYGAKGVRCDTPADLDAAIAEMLDYDGPVLFDVLVEKDENCLPMIPSGKAHNEIILSDTANIGSIIDEKGRALV; encoded by the coding sequence ATGGCCGAACAGATGACCGGCGCGGAAATGGTTATACGGGCGCTGACCGACAACGGGGTGGAACATGTTTTCGGCTATCCCGGCGGCGCGGCCCTGCCGATCTACGACGCCATGTTCCAGCAGGACAAGATCGAGCACATTCTCGTCCGGCACGAGCAGGGCGCGACCCACATGGCCGAAGGCTATGCCCGATCGACCGGGAAATGCGGCGTGGTCCTTGTCACGTCGGGGCCGGGGGCGACCAATGCGGTGACCGGGTTGACCGATGCGCTGATGGATTCGATCCCGCTGGTCTGCATCACCGCGCAGGTGCCCACCAATCTGATCGGCACCGACGGGTTCCAGGAATGCGATACTGTCGGGATCACCCGCAGCTGCACCAAGCACAATTATCTCGTCAAACGGGTCGAGGATCTGCCGCGTATCCTGCACGAGGCTTTCCTGATCGCGACGACGGGCCGGCCCGGTCCGGTGGTGATCGATATCCCCAAGGATATCCAGTTTGCGCTGGGCGACTACTACACGCCGGACGTTGAAAAGCTGCGCCACCAGAGCTACCGGCCGCAGATGGATGGCGATCTGGATGCCATCGAGGCGGCTGTCGATCTTATGCTGCGCGCCGAGCGGCCGGTCTTTTATACCGGGGGCGGGGTTATCAATGCGGGACCTGAAGCGTCCGAGCTTTTGCGCGAACTGGCCGAACTGACCGGCTTTCCGGTGACGTCCACCCTGATGGGGCTGGGTGCTTTCCCGGCATCGAACGCACAGTGGCTGGGCATGCTGGGCATGCACGGCACCTATGAAGCCAATCTCGCGATGCATGAATGCGACGTGATGATCAATATCGGGGCGCGGTTCGATGACCGTATCACCGGACGGATCGACGCGTTCTCGCCCGGCAGCCGCAAGATTCACGTCGATATCGACCCGTCTTCGATCAACAAGGTGATCAACGTCGATGTCCCGATCATCGGCGATTGCGCCCGGGTGCTCGCCGAGATGATCCGCATCTATCGGTCCAGGACCAATCAGCCGCGCAGCGAGGCCATTGCGCCGTGGTGGGCCCAGATCGAGAAGTGGCGGGCGGTCAATTCGCTTGGCTATGAGAATTCTCAAACCACCATCAAGCCGCAATACGCCATCGAGCGGCTCTATGCGGCGACCAGGGCGCAGGACAAGGACGTGTTCATTACGACCGAGGTCGGCCAGCACCAGATGTGGGCGGCCCAGCACTTTCATTTCGACAAACCCAACCGCTGGATGACGTCGGGCGGGCTCGGAACGATGGGGTATGGCTTGCCGGCCGCCGTCGGCGTCCAGGTGGCGCATCCGGATGCGCTGGTGATCGATATTGCCGGGGAGGCAAGCGTTCAGATGACCATGCAGGAGATTTCGACAGCGGTTCAGTACCGGCTGCCGGTCAAGATCTTCATTCTCAACAATGAGCGCATGGGGATGGTCCGCCAGTGGCAGGATTTGTTGCACGGATCGCGATATGCCCATTCCTATTCGGAATCGCTGCCCGATTTCGTCAAGCTCGCCGAGGCCTATGGCGCCAAGGGTGTGCGTTGCGACACCCCGGCCGACCTCGACGCGGCGATTGCCGAAATGCTCGATTACGACGGGCCGGTGCTGTTCGACGTGCTTGTTGAAAAGGACGAGAACTGCCTGCCGATGATTCCGTCTGGCAAGGCGCACAACGAGATCATTTTGTCCGATACGGCCAATATCGGCTCGATCATCGATGAGAAGGGGCGGGCCCTGGTCTAA
- the ilvN gene encoding acetolactate synthase small subunit: MNAHLKPTGSAYFLTTETQATERHTLTVLVDNEPGVLARVVGLFSARGYNIDSLTVSETEHDRHRSRITIVTVATPKVLAQIKLQLERLVPVHKVHDLTAEGGSLERELALLKVAGKGENRVETLRLADAFRAQVVDASTESFVFEITGKPSKIDQFITLMTPLGLVEVVRTGLVAITRGPDGM, encoded by the coding sequence ATGAACGCACATCTGAAACCGACGGGCTCGGCCTATTTCCTGACCACCGAAACACAAGCCACCGAGCGTCATACGCTGACGGTTCTGGTGGACAACGAGCCGGGCGTTCTCGCCCGGGTGGTGGGGCTGTTTTCGGCGCGTGGATACAATATCGACTCGCTGACGGTCAGTGAGACCGAACACGACAGGCATCGCTCGCGCATCACCATCGTGACCGTTGCCACGCCAAAGGTGTTGGCCCAGATCAAACTGCAGCTCGAGCGGCTGGTGCCGGTGCACAAGGTGCACGACCTGACGGCGGAAGGCGGGTCGCTCGAACGCGAACTGGCGCTGCTCAAGGTTGCGGGCAAGGGGGAGAACCGGGTGGAAACCCTGCGGTTGGCCGATGCGTTTCGGGCGCAGGTCGTCGATGCCTCGACCGAAAGCTTTGTGTTCGAGATCACCGGCAAACCGAGCAAGATCGACCAGTTCATCACGCTGATGACGCCGCTGGGGCTGGTGGAAGTGGTGCGTACCGGGCTGGTGGCGATCACGCGTGGGCCCGACGGCATGTAA
- a CDS encoding pyridoxine 5'-phosphate synthase — protein sequence MTKLSVNLNAVAQLRNRRDLPWPSVTGMARIVLDAGAVGVTVHPRPDERHIRRSDVFDLVNLLRTEYPHAEFNIEGYPTPAFLELVAAANPHQVTLVPDAPEQATSDHGWDFIAHKGLLTDVVAELAAPGRRVALFCDPDASAAALEAAKAAGADRVELYTGPYGACYDNNEAAVSMLADLAETAHAAHALGLGINAGHDLTLANLPAFQSTVPFVDEVSIGHGITADALIFGFEEAVRKYLGALGR from the coding sequence ATGACCAAGCTTTCCGTCAATCTCAATGCAGTGGCGCAATTGCGCAATCGCCGGGATCTGCCCTGGCCGAGTGTGACCGGGATGGCGCGCATCGTGCTCGATGCGGGGGCGGTGGGCGTGACCGTCCATCCGCGCCCCGACGAACGCCACATCAGGCGCTCCGACGTGTTCGATCTGGTCAATCTGTTGCGCACCGAATATCCCCATGCCGAGTTCAACATCGAAGGGTATCCGACGCCGGCGTTTCTCGAACTCGTCGCGGCGGCCAATCCCCATCAGGTGACGCTGGTGCCCGATGCGCCCGAGCAGGCGACGTCGGACCATGGTTGGGACTTTATCGCTCACAAGGGGCTGTTGACCGACGTGGTGGCCGAGCTGGCCGCGCCGGGGCGGCGGGTGGCGCTGTTTTGCGATCCCGATGCCAGCGCGGCGGCGCTGGAAGCGGCGAAAGCGGCGGGGGCCGATAGGGTCGAACTTTATACGGGGCCGTATGGCGCGTGTTACGACAACAATGAGGCCGCGGTCTCGATGCTGGCCGATCTGGCGGAAACGGCGCACGCGGCCCACGCGTTGGGGCTCGGAATCAACGCCGGGCACGATCTGACGCTGGCCAATCTGCCTGCGTTCCAGAGCACCGTTCCATTTGTGGACGAAGTTTCCATCGGCCATGGAATCACCGCCGACGCGCTCATCTTCGGGTTTGAGGAAGCCGTGCGCAAATATCTTGGGGCATTGGGCCGCTAG
- a CDS encoding NADPH-dependent FMN reductase has translation MSKPKIAIIISSTRESRFADKPAQWLLAKAQERSEFDVELVDLRDFDLPFFDEVASNMWAPSQDPKAIAWQKKVAEFDGYIFLVAEYNRSITAALKNALDQAYVEWNKKPAAYVGYGSVGGARAIEQLRLINIELQMVPIRHGVHIGGSEFFTVWGGGKNEPMEAIEPAVGPSLKDLFDNLVWWTNTTKAAREA, from the coding sequence ATGTCCAAGCCAAAAATCGCAATCATCATTTCCTCGACCCGCGAAAGCCGTTTTGCCGACAAGCCGGCTCAGTGGCTTTTGGCCAAGGCGCAGGAGCGCTCTGAATTCGACGTCGAACTCGTCGATCTGCGCGATTTCGACCTGCCGTTCTTTGACGAAGTGGCCTCCAACATGTGGGCGCCCAGCCAGGACCCCAAGGCCATTGCCTGGCAGAAGAAGGTCGCCGAATTTGACGGCTACATCTTCCTGGTGGCCGAATACAACCGCTCGATCACCGCAGCGCTCAAGAACGCGCTCGATCAGGCCTATGTCGAATGGAACAAAAAGCCTGCCGCTTATGTCGGCTACGGTTCGGTCGGCGGCGCCCGCGCCATCGAGCAGCTCCGCCTGATCAATATCGAACTTCAGATGGTGCCTATCCGTCACGGCGTCCATATCGGCGGTTCGGAATTCTTCACCGTCTGGGGTGGCGGCAAGAACGAGCCGATGGAAGCCATCGAGCCGGCAGTCGGACCGAGCCTCAAGGATCTGTTCGACAACCTCGTCTGGTGGACCAACACCACCAAGGCTGCTCGCGAAGCATAA
- a CDS encoding TetR/AcrR family transcriptional regulator, which produces MTPPTLTISDDTLTGRQKDVLDAALGLLVDGGDGLTMTGVARRASCSKETLYKWFGDRDGLLTATVQWQASKVRMVPVDRETLDKRTLGIALEKFGRDWLTVLTGDISVALNRLAVSHAGQEKRNLGAIVLENGPIGMARRCEPLLEAGREAGLLDFDDADQAFRTFFGLVVRDTQIRMLLGEQRRPSEEKIAGQARRAREQFFALYGA; this is translated from the coding sequence TTGACCCCGCCAACCCTGACCATAAGCGACGATACGCTCACCGGCCGCCAGAAGGATGTTCTGGATGCGGCCCTGGGCTTGCTGGTCGATGGCGGTGACGGGTTGACCATGACCGGGGTGGCCCGCCGGGCGAGCTGCTCGAAGGAAACACTCTATAAATGGTTCGGCGACAGGGACGGGCTCTTGACGGCCACGGTTCAGTGGCAGGCGTCCAAAGTGCGCATGGTGCCGGTGGATCGCGAAACGCTGGACAAGCGCACGCTGGGCATTGCGCTGGAGAAATTCGGCCGCGACTGGCTGACGGTTCTGACGGGCGATATTTCGGTGGCGCTCAACCGGCTGGCGGTTTCCCATGCGGGGCAGGAAAAGCGCAATCTGGGCGCGATCGTTCTGGAAAACGGCCCCATCGGCATGGCGCGACGCTGCGAACCCCTGCTCGAGGCGGGCAGGGAGGCGGGGCTGCTCGATTTCGACGATGCCGACCAGGCGTTTCGGACATTTTTCGGTCTGGTGGTCAGGGACACCCAGATCCGCATGCTGCTCGGCGAGCAAAGGCGGCCGAGCGAAGAAAAGATTGCCGGGCAGGCACGACGGGCCCGCGAACAGTTCTTCGCGCTCTACGGAGCGTGA
- the ilvC gene encoding ketol-acid reductoisomerase, whose amino-acid sequence MRVYYDRDADINLLKSKKVAIIGYGSQGRAHALNLKDSGITDIAVGLRPGSSTAKKVEADGLKVMSVAEAAAWADMMMMATPDELQADIYRDDIAPNIRDGAALAFAHGLNVHFGLIEPKDTVDVLMIAPKGPGHTVRGEYERGGGVPCLIAIHHDATGNAHDLGLAYASGVGGGRSGIIETTFKEECETDLFGEQAVLCGGLVELIRAGFETLVEAGYAPEMAYFECLHEVKLIVDLIYQGGIANMNYSISNTAEWGEYVTGPRIITSETKAEMKRVLADIQSGKFTSEWMQEHKSGAARFKGIRRNNDAHQIEEVGTKLRDMMPWIKAGALVDKSRN is encoded by the coding sequence ATGCGCGTTTATTACGATCGGGATGCCGATATCAATCTTTTGAAATCCAAGAAGGTCGCCATTATCGGGTATGGCAGCCAGGGGCGCGCGCATGCGCTCAACCTCAAGGATTCAGGGATCACCGACATCGCCGTCGGCCTGCGTCCGGGCTCTTCGACCGCCAAGAAAGTGGAAGCGGACGGGCTCAAGGTGATGAGCGTTGCCGAAGCGGCGGCCTGGGCCGACATGATGATGATGGCCACCCCCGACGAATTGCAGGCCGATATCTATCGTGACGATATCGCCCCCAATATCCGCGATGGCGCCGCGCTGGCGTTCGCACATGGTCTCAACGTGCATTTCGGGCTGATCGAGCCCAAGGACACTGTCGACGTTCTGATGATCGCGCCAAAGGGCCCCGGCCACACGGTGCGCGGCGAATATGAGCGGGGCGGCGGGGTTCCGTGCCTGATCGCCATCCATCACGATGCGACCGGCAATGCCCATGACCTGGGGCTTGCTTACGCTTCGGGCGTTGGCGGCGGCCGTTCGGGCATCATCGAAACCACCTTCAAGGAAGAATGCGAGACCGATCTGTTCGGCGAGCAGGCCGTACTCTGCGGCGGTCTGGTCGAGCTGATCCGCGCCGGGTTCGAGACGCTGGTCGAAGCCGGCTATGCGCCGGAAATGGCCTATTTCGAGTGCCTGCACGAAGTGAAGCTGATCGTCGACCTGATCTATCAGGGCGGCATCGCCAACATGAACTATTCGATCTCCAACACCGCCGAGTGGGGTGAATACGTCACCGGCCCGCGCATCATCACCTCGGAAACCAAGGCCGAGATGAAGCGCGTTCTGGCTGACATCCAGTCGGGCAAGTTCACGTCCGAATGGATGCAGGAACACAAATCCGGCGCCGCCCGCTTCAAGGGTATCCGCCGCAACAACGACGCTCACCAGATCGAAGAAGTCGGCACCAAGCTGCGCGACATGATGCCGTGGATCAAGGCGGGTGCGCTGGTGGACAAGAGCCGGAACTAG
- a CDS encoding dihydrofolate reductase family protein, translating to MGKLIVWNIASLDGYFEGPEPWDLSLHETIWGDELAEFSETQLADTEALVFGRRTYEGMAAYWADESETGPITDAMNALPKYVVSNTLTAADWNNTKIISGDIVQALRDIKAKSDRNLYVFGSAELLATLLPAGIVDEYRLGLAPLLLGRGNPLFKPSNLRIDLELIKAQPLRNGGIVITYRLENAR from the coding sequence ATGGGCAAGCTCATCGTCTGGAATATCGCAAGCCTGGACGGCTATTTCGAAGGTCCCGAACCCTGGGACCTTTCCCTGCACGAAACCATCTGGGGCGACGAACTGGCCGAATTTTCGGAAACCCAGCTTGCCGATACCGAGGCACTGGTTTTCGGACGCCGCACCTATGAAGGCATGGCTGCTTACTGGGCCGACGAATCCGAAACCGGCCCCATCACCGACGCCATGAACGCGCTGCCCAAATATGTTGTCTCCAACACCCTGACGGCAGCGGACTGGAACAACACGAAAATCATCAGCGGCGATATCGTCCAGGCGCTGCGCGACATAAAGGCCAAATCGGACCGCAATCTCTATGTCTTCGGCAGCGCCGAGTTACTGGCGACGCTCCTGCCCGCCGGCATTGTCGATGAATACCGGCTCGGTCTTGCCCCGCTCCTGCTTGGGCGCGGCAACCCTCTCTTCAAACCGTCCAACCTCCGGATTGACCTCGAGTTGATCAAAGCCCAGCCGCTCAGGAATGGCGGAATCGTCATCACCTACCGATTGGAAAACGCGCGATAG